A region from the Coffea eugenioides isolate CCC68of chromosome 9, Ceug_1.0, whole genome shotgun sequence genome encodes:
- the LOC113782904 gene encoding leucine-rich repeat receptor-like serine/threonine-protein kinase BAM3 — protein sequence MATLNLVIRLAIFPSLLLAFLTTTATLSHASHNLFLRRQASVLVSVKQKFQTSSPSLDSWNMSNYMFLCMWNGITCDENRLVVSLDISNLNLSGSLSPAITELRSLINISVAGNSFFGVFLPEIHKFENLRILNLSNNVFSGNLSWEFSHLQELEVLDGYNNNFSGPLPFGISQLQKLQYLNLGGNYFSGQIPASYGGLNQLNFLSLAGNDLSGFIPGEFGNLTSLQWLYLGYFNTFDGGIPSELGKLINLVHLDLANCGLVGPIPAELGHLKMLDTLFLQTNQLSGSIPHQLGNLASLKSLDLSNNVLTGEIPAELSPLQELTLLNLFMNRLHGEIPQFVEELPQLEVLKLWQNNFTGSIPQKLGQSGKLIELDFSTNKLTGLVPSTLCSGRRLRILILLNNFLLGPLPDDLGRCKSLSRVRLGQNFLSGSIPRGFLYLPDLSLMELQNNLLAGQLEETNTQVSTKLEGLNLSNNRLSGPLPTSIGKFSGLKILLLNGNHFSGNIPSEIGSLGNMLRLDMSKNNFSGNIPPEIGKCLSLTYLDLSQNQLSGPIPVQIAQIHILNYFNISWNHLSQKLPKEIGSIKSLTSADFSHNNFSGSIPETGQYSVFNSTAYVDNPDLCGSYSNPCNYSTAAELAHNYQGDGKSKVPAKYKLIFALGLLVCSLIFAVLAIIKTRNARKHSKSWKLTAFQKLEFGSEDILECLKEHNIIGRGGAGIVYKGTMPNGEEVAVKRLGISKGSHDHGLSAEIQTLGRIRHRYIVRLLAFCSNKETNLLVYEYMPNGSLGEVLHGKTGIYLQWDTRLKIAMEAAKGLCYLHHDCSPLIIHRDVKSNNILLNSNFEAHVADFGLAKFLQDNGTSESMSAIAGSYGYIAPEYAYTLKVDEKSDVYSFGVVLLELITGRRPVGNFGEEGLDIVQWANIQTNWSKEGVVKILDERLKNVPLNEAMQVFFVAMLCVQEHSIERPTMRELVQMLAQAKQPNTFHMQ from the exons ATGGCAACTCTCAATCTTGTGATCAGACTAGCCATCTTCCCTTCTCTTCTCCTAGCCTTCCTTACTACTACTGCTACGTTGAGTCATGCATCACATAATTTGTTTCTCAGAAGGCAGGCGTCAGTTCTTGTTTCTGTCAAACAAAAGTTCCAGACTTCAAGCCCTTCTCTGGATAGTTGGAATATGTCAAACTACATGTTCCTCTGTATGTGGAATGGCATCACATGTGATGAAAATAGATTAGTAGTTTCATTAGACATATCCAATTTAAACCTCTCAGGCTCTCTCTCACCTGCAATAACTGAACTTCGATCCCTCATAAACATTTCAGTTGCTGGCAACAGCTTCTTTGGAGTTTTCTTGCCCGAAATTCACAAATTTGAAAATCTGCGAATTCTCAATCTTTCCAACAATGTTTTTAGTGGAAATTTGAGCTGGGAATTTTCCCACTTGCAGGAACTTGAAGTTCTGGATGGGTATAACAACAACTTCTCAGGTCCACTTCCATTTGGTATTTCTCAACTTCAGAAGCTGCAGTACTTGAACTTGGGTGGAAATTACTTTTCAGGGCAAATACCAGCTAGCTATGGAGGCCTAAACCAGCTCAATTTTCTATCCCTGGCAGGGAATGATTTGAGTGGTTTTATTCCTGGTGAATTTGGTAATCTTACCAGTCTACAGTGGCTCTACTTGGGATATTTCAATACGTTTGATGGGGGAATTCCGTCAGAGCTTGGCAAGCTGATCAACTTAGTCCATTTGGATCTTGCAAATTGTGGCTTGGTGGGTCCAATTCCAGCAGAATTAGGCCATCTGAAAATGTTGGACACTCTTTTCTTGCAAACCAATCAGCTTAGTGGTTCAATTCCTCATCAGCTTGGGAATTTAGCTAGCTTGAAATCTCTTGATCTTTCAAATAATGTTCTCACAGGAGAGATTCCAGCTGAGCTTTCCCCACTACAAGAGCTCACCCTCTTGAACTTATTCATGAACAGACTTCATGGTGAAATACCTCAGTTCGTTGAAGAGTTGCCTCAGTTGGAAGTGTTGAAACTTTGGCAAAATAACTTCACAGGATCTATTCCTCAAAAGCTGGGACAGAGTGGTAAGCTAATTGAACTTGACTTTTCAACTAACAAGCTCACAGGATTGGTACCAAGTACTCTGTGCTCTGGTAGGAGGTTGAGAATCTTAATTTTGCTCAACAATTTTCTTCTTGGTCCTTTACCTGATGATCTTGGCCGTTGCAAATCACTTTCTAGAGTCAggctggggcaaaattttttgaGTGGGTCAATCCCACGTGGATTTCTTTACTTGCCTGATCTATCACTAATGGAACTGCAGAACAATCTACTTGCTGGACAACTTGAAGAAACGAATACCCAGGTGTCTACAAAACTTGAGGGCCTCAACCTATCCAACAATCGGTTATCTGGCCCTCTTCCCACATCCATTGGAAAATTCTCTGGTCTGAAGATTCTTCTTCTAAACGGTAACCATTTCTCAGGCAATATACCGTCCGAAATTGGGAGTCTTGGTAACATGTTGAGGTTAGACATGAGTAAAAACAACTTCTCTGGCAACATTCCACCAGAAATTGGTAAATGTCTCTCTCTCACTTACTTAGACCTGAGCCAAAATCAACTTTCAGGTCCGATTCCTGTTCAAATTGCTCAAATTCATATCTTGAATTACTTCAACATCTCCTGGAACCATTTGAGCCAGAAACTTCCGAAGGAAATTGGTTCCATCAAAAGCCTGACTTCTGCTGACTTTTCCCACAATAACTTTAGTGGTTCAATACCTGAAACTGGACAATATTCAGTTTTCAACTCCACCGCTTATGTTGACAATCCTGATCTTTGTGGATCCTACTCGAATCCTTGCAACTATTCTACCGCTGCAGAGTTAGCGCACAACTACCAAGGTGATGGCAAATCAAAGGTCCCAGCCAAGTACAAGCTCATATTCGCATTGGGACTCCTAGTTTGTTCGCTAATTTTTGCTGTTCTGGCAATAATTAAGACcagaaatgcaagaaaacacTCAAAGTCCTGGAAGCTGACAGCATTTCAAAAGCTAGAATTTGGAAGCGAGGACATATTAGAGTGCTTGAAAGAGCACAATATCATTGGCAGAGGTGGAGCAGGGATAGTGTATAAAGGTACAATGCCAAATGGAGAGGAAGTAGCAGTGAAAAGGTTGGGAATAAGCAAAGGGTCTCATGATCATGGCCTATCGGCAGAAATTCAAACACTGGGGAGGATCAGACATCGTTACATCGTCCGGTTGCTGGCATTTTGTTCGAATAAAGAGACAAACTTGCTTGTCTATGAATATATGCCAAATGGAAGCTTAGGTGAAGTTCTTCATGGAAAGACTGGAATATATCTGCAGTGGGATACGAGGCTAAAAATAGCTATGGAAGCTGCGAAAGGCCTTTGTTACCTACACCATGATTGTTCCCCTCTAATTATTCACCGTGATGTGAAGTCCAACAACATCCTGCTTAATTCTAATTTTGAGGCTCATGTAGCAGATTTTGGTCTAGCAAAGTTCTTGCAAGATAATGGAACATCAGAGTCCATGTCTGCAATTGCAGGCTCCTACGGCTACATTGCTCCAG AGTATGCTTACACCTtgaaagttgatgaaaagagtGATGTTTATAGCTTTGGAGTGGTACTTTTGGAGCTTATAACAGGTAGAAGGCCCGTTGGCAACTTTGGCGAAGAAGGTTTAGATATCGTTCAGTGGGCAAATATTCAGACAAATTGGAGCAAAGAAGGGGTGGTGAAGATCCTAGATGAAAGGCTTAAAAATGTTCCCCTTAATGAAGCAATGCAGGTCTTCTTTGTTGCAATGCTGTGTGTTCAAGAACATAGCATTGAGCGGCCGACCATGCGAGAACTAGTCCAAATGCTTGCTCAGGCTAAACAACCTAACACATTTCACATGCAATGA